One region of Ktedonobacterales bacterium genomic DNA includes:
- a CDS encoding S9 family peptidase encodes METTRNSRYGFESYLNIRSASGASFSPDGQRLTFLTDITGVAEVWRIPVDVHAPVSAWPEQLTFRGERASRAAYSPTDETILVAGDVGGNEHTQLWLLEAESGTVRPLTSAPEIIHEFGGWSPDGMKIAFASNARDPRFFDVYEQTLAGGSPRLILRHDGTNHPVRYAPDGRSLLISRVESNIRNQLLLLDIESGEARPLTPEIGDGPASHVEAAWSADGRGLYLLSDRNRSYLSLAWLDLVTTEMTFLRDISWDTEELAVSDDGTRLALVTNEEGYSRLEIVDAAAGWAERRSLPTPTLPACTIHDLKWSPDGARLAFTLDTADDAPDVWVWDVAETRLWRATRSARGGIAREHLVAPALVHYPTFDGRQIPAFLYLPQDMEARRLPAIVYVHGGPEGQFRPNSSNYNSVIQYLVGSGFVVLAPNVRGSTGYGYEYQSLDDVRLRMDSVADLPPAARWLAEQGIADPQRIAVMGRSYGGFMVLSLLTTSPEVWAAGVELVGIANFVTFLENTGPWRRKLREAEYGSLERDRDFLEHISPIHAVDRITAPLFVAHGANDPRVPVSEAEQMVEALRRRNVPVEYLRFDDEGHQFTKRSTHLIVYPAIARFLDTHLRAPLRSGD; translated from the coding sequence ATGGAGACTACCCGGAACTCGCGTTACGGTTTTGAGAGCTATCTCAATATACGCTCGGCGTCTGGAGCGAGCTTTTCGCCAGATGGGCAGCGGCTCACTTTTCTTACCGATATTACGGGTGTGGCCGAGGTTTGGAGGATTCCAGTTGATGTGCATGCGCCGGTTTCTGCCTGGCCTGAGCAGCTTACGTTTCGCGGCGAGCGCGCTTCCAGGGCAGCCTACTCGCCAACAGATGAAACGATCCTGGTGGCCGGAGATGTCGGCGGCAACGAACATACGCAGCTCTGGCTGCTTGAGGCTGAGAGCGGAACGGTAAGGCCGCTGACCTCAGCCCCTGAGATCATTCACGAGTTTGGGGGCTGGTCGCCCGATGGGATGAAGATCGCCTTTGCCAGCAATGCGCGCGATCCGCGTTTCTTCGATGTGTACGAGCAGACGCTCGCGGGTGGTTCGCCCAGGCTTATCCTGCGCCACGATGGGACGAATCATCCGGTGCGCTATGCGCCTGATGGGCGTTCGCTCCTGATCAGCCGAGTCGAGTCCAATATCCGCAATCAACTGCTGCTGCTGGACATTGAAAGCGGCGAGGCGCGCCCGCTGACGCCGGAGATTGGGGATGGCCCCGCCAGCCATGTTGAGGCGGCCTGGTCAGCAGATGGCCGAGGACTCTATCTCTTAAGTGACCGCAATCGCAGCTATCTCTCGCTGGCGTGGCTTGACCTGGTAACGACAGAGATGACGTTTCTGCGCGATATATCCTGGGATACTGAGGAACTGGCGGTGAGCGATGATGGCACTCGCCTGGCGCTGGTGACAAATGAGGAGGGGTATTCGCGGCTGGAGATCGTTGATGCTGCGGCAGGCTGGGCAGAGCGGCGCAGCTTACCAACACCGACATTGCCAGCCTGCACGATCCATGATCTGAAGTGGTCGCCCGATGGCGCGCGGCTGGCTTTCACGCTGGATACCGCCGATGACGCGCCTGATGTCTGGGTGTGGGATGTTGCCGAAACAAGACTCTGGCGCGCCACTCGCAGCGCGCGCGGCGGTATTGCGCGCGAACATCTGGTAGCGCCCGCGCTGGTCCATTACCCGACGTTTGATGGCCGCCAGATTCCGGCCTTTCTCTATCTGCCGCAAGATATGGAAGCGCGCAGGCTGCCAGCGATTGTCTATGTGCATGGCGGGCCAGAAGGCCAGTTCCGCCCAAACTCATCAAACTATAACTCGGTGATTCAGTATCTGGTTGGCTCAGGCTTTGTCGTGCTTGCGCCCAACGTGCGCGGCAGCACTGGCTATGGGTACGAATATCAGAGCCTGGATGATGTGCGGCTGCGTATGGATTCTGTGGCCGATTTGCCGCCAGCGGCGCGCTGGCTGGCAGAGCAGGGCATTGCTGATCCACAGCGGATTGCGGTGATGGGGCGCAGCTATGGCGGCTTCATGGTTCTTTCCCTGCTGACCACCTCTCCAGAGGTGTGGGCGGCAGGCGTCGAGTTGGTGGGCATTGCTAACTTCGTGACATTTCTGGAAAACACTGGACCCTGGCGGCGCAAGCTGCGCGAGGCTGAATATGGCAGCCTGGAACGGGACCGCGATTTTCTGGAACACATCTCGCCTATTCACGCTGTAGATCGGATTACCGCGCCGCTCTTCGTGGCGCATGGCGCAAACGATCCGCGCGTGCCGGTCAGCGAGGCGGAACAGATGGTGGAAGCCCTGCGCCGCAGGAATGTGCCGGTGGAGTATCTGCGCTTCGATGATGAGGGGCACCAGTTCACGAAACGCTCAACGCATCTGATCGTCTATCCGGCTATTGCGCGCTTTCTTGATACGCATCTACGCGCGCCTCTCCGCAGCGGCGATTAA
- a CDS encoding ABC transporter substrate-binding protein, with product MMYHPRPSPGIRKRSVFLVLLVAFSMLLAGCGNPGNKGPTRSYLTIVANQTDSWTENFNPFFDATSNVVASSEGTLYETLLFFNRFDGKYTGMLASSYSVSSDGLQITFNLHQGVNWSDGKPFTSKDVVFTLNLLKKYDALDTNGLWSQPILSNVSAPDDNTVVVTLASPNDDALFSVGGQTWMVPEHIWSTIADPTTYADTQPVGTGPFMVESFTPQLVKMKKNPNYWQPGLPKVQEIRFPAYKDNSTAELAMDQGKVDWNSIYAPNLQNTFVKRDPVHNHFWFPPSDVLYILVNLTKAPFDQVAVRQAISLAIDRDKWSKIAESGYETPAHPTGLLPVDQKYLDPAYKDLKFTVDTAKAIQLLEGAGFHKGSDGIYVDSAGHRMSYSFEIPGGYSDWVAGAPVIASDLKAIGIELKVKTVSEDAFYTDVANGDYEISMQGTYAGPSPYNLYSSLLLSTNSAPIGESANGDWERWIDPTTDQLLNQFITSRDPAVQQQAISGIQKIMVEQMPAIPLTNEPYWYEYNSTNFTGWPDEKNAYALPSPYQYPDSEIVLLHLQPAS from the coding sequence ATGATGTATCATCCCCGTCCTTCCCCTGGTATCAGGAAAAGATCGGTATTCCTGGTGCTGCTGGTCGCATTCTCGATGCTGCTGGCCGGCTGTGGGAACCCAGGGAATAAGGGGCCGACTCGCAGCTACTTGACCATTGTGGCAAATCAGACCGACAGTTGGACCGAGAACTTCAATCCGTTTTTTGATGCCACATCGAACGTCGTTGCTTCATCGGAAGGTACGCTCTACGAGACTCTGCTCTTTTTTAATCGATTCGATGGCAAGTACACGGGTATGCTCGCCTCAAGTTATTCGGTCTCCAGCGATGGCTTGCAAATCACGTTTAACCTGCACCAGGGTGTGAATTGGTCAGATGGGAAGCCGTTCACCAGCAAGGATGTGGTGTTTACACTCAATCTCCTCAAGAAATATGATGCCCTGGATACGAACGGCTTATGGTCACAACCGATACTCAGTAATGTCAGCGCGCCTGACGACAATACGGTTGTGGTCACGTTAGCCAGCCCGAACGATGACGCCCTGTTCTCGGTGGGTGGGCAGACCTGGATGGTACCCGAACATATCTGGTCTACGATTGCGGACCCGACCACGTATGCCGATACCCAACCAGTCGGCACAGGGCCATTTATGGTCGAGTCATTCACCCCCCAACTTGTCAAGATGAAGAAGAACCCCAACTACTGGCAGCCGGGCTTGCCGAAAGTGCAAGAGATTCGCTTCCCGGCGTACAAGGACAATTCGACGGCAGAGCTGGCAATGGATCAGGGAAAGGTTGATTGGAACAGCATTTACGCCCCCAACCTGCAAAACACGTTTGTGAAGCGCGACCCGGTTCACAATCACTTCTGGTTCCCGCCCAGCGACGTGTTGTACATTCTGGTGAACCTGACGAAGGCGCCTTTCGATCAGGTTGCGGTTAGGCAGGCGATTAGCCTGGCAATTGACCGCGATAAGTGGTCCAAGATCGCCGAAAGCGGCTATGAAACTCCAGCCCACCCCACCGGCCTCTTACCGGTTGACCAGAAATACCTTGACCCTGCCTACAAAGACCTCAAGTTCACGGTGGACACTGCCAAGGCCATCCAATTGCTTGAAGGCGCTGGCTTCCACAAAGGGTCGGATGGCATCTATGTTGATTCAGCAGGACACAGAATGTCATACTCCTTCGAGATACCAGGGGGGTACTCGGATTGGGTGGCAGGCGCTCCGGTCATAGCAAGCGATCTCAAGGCTATCGGCATTGAACTCAAGGTCAAAACAGTCTCGGAAGACGCTTTCTATACCGATGTAGCGAATGGCGATTACGAAATCTCCATGCAAGGAACCTACGCTGGGCCGTCGCCCTACAACCTGTATTCCTCGCTTTTGCTCTCCACAAACTCAGCGCCCATTGGAGAATCAGCGAATGGTGATTGGGAACGCTGGATAGACCCGACCACAGATCAATTGCTGAATCAGTTCATCACTTCCCGCGACCCTGCTGTTCAGCAGCAAGCGATCTCTGGGATTCAGAAAATCATGGTTGAGCAGATGCCAGCCATTCCGCTGACAAATGAGCCATACTGGTATGAGTACAACAGTACCAACTTCACCGGATGGCCCGACGAGAAAAACGCCTACGCCTTGCCTTCCCCGTATCAATACCCGGACAGTGAGATCGTCCTGTTGCACCTGCAACCGGCTTCTTAG
- a CDS encoding LacI family DNA-binding transcriptional regulator, with translation MAKKVTIIDIARLAGVSRTTVSRVLNHRPDVDSETRERVLAIIEREGFVPSITAAGLAGGQSRLIGMLVPSFSWSMIPELMRGIAEVVNNTAYELVLYTFNDEDFDKNRSDIINRLLATHLTAGILAVFPSRATSLLTRLYQQGLPVVVIDDQSEHSASWVRPDNVTGAYMAVRHLINLGHRRIAHIQGPPEYLASHDRHAGYLRALQEAGITPDPELVLEGDFLPPSGRACASKLFALPPEKRPTAIFAATDQMAYGVLVAADEYGLLVPKDVALVGFDDDAPSAHVRPPLTTIRQPSFEMGRQGIELLLSLVLPPEESPHDGQSLVNKPRRTDADGLSRPTQPIRIELPTSLIVRESCGAIYHVDWQHSNSTMGGTQ, from the coding sequence ATGGCAAAGAAGGTTACGATCATCGATATTGCCCGGTTGGCAGGCGTCTCGCGGACTACCGTTTCACGGGTGCTGAATCACCGACCAGATGTTGATTCGGAGACGCGGGAGCGCGTCCTGGCGATTATCGAGCGGGAGGGTTTTGTCCCCAGCATCACGGCTGCCGGGTTGGCGGGCGGCCAGAGCCGCCTGATCGGTATGCTGGTTCCCTCGTTCAGCTGGTCCATGATTCCTGAGTTGATGCGTGGAATTGCTGAGGTTGTCAACAATACAGCTTACGAACTCGTTCTCTACACGTTTAATGATGAAGATTTCGACAAAAACCGCAGCGACATCATCAACCGCCTGCTGGCGACACACCTGACGGCTGGAATCCTGGCCGTCTTCCCCAGTCGCGCTACATCACTCTTGACGCGGCTCTATCAGCAGGGGCTGCCTGTGGTAGTGATTGATGATCAGTCCGAACATAGTGCCTCTTGGGTGCGGCCAGACAATGTAACCGGCGCGTATATGGCGGTACGCCACCTTATCAATCTCGGCCATCGGCGTATCGCACATATTCAAGGGCCACCCGAGTATTTGGCCTCCCATGATCGCCATGCGGGCTATCTGCGGGCACTGCAAGAAGCAGGCATTACTCCTGATCCTGAGCTTGTGCTTGAGGGTGATTTTCTGCCTCCTTCCGGGCGCGCCTGTGCCAGCAAGCTTTTTGCGCTTCCGCCAGAGAAACGGCCTACGGCTATCTTTGCCGCAACCGATCAAATGGCCTATGGCGTCCTGGTGGCTGCTGATGAGTATGGTCTGCTAGTGCCCAAAGATGTTGCGTTGGTTGGCTTTGATGACGACGCCCCGTCTGCGCATGTTCGCCCACCTCTCACGACGATCAGGCAACCTTCGTTTGAGATGGGGCGGCAGGGGATTGAACTTTTACTCTCGCTAGTCCTTCCCCCAGAGGAATCCCCTCATGATGGGCAATCACTTGTGAACAAACCACGCAGGACAGATGCGGATGGGCTGAGTAGGCCCACTCAGCCCATCCGCATCGAACTTCCAACCAGTCTTATCGTGCGCGAATCCTGTGGAGCGATTTACCACGTTGATTGGCAGCATAGTAATTCAACAATGGGAGGCACTCAATGA